One window of the Chitinophaga niabensis genome contains the following:
- a CDS encoding RagB/SusD family nutrient uptake outer membrane protein — MKKTWLLCLLLLISVTSCDKDFLTRDNPSDTVDEKFWQTDQQLIAVMQFLAGQLPTGGFQYGPNSRISISALTDDAVWTANFLPEINQFALGNGNSNPPSSAYMLIFPFWRDGFLKIRTCNRFLKYAGKAYVDADKLAQYMLEVRAYRALFHLELFMYYGEIPIIKEDVGPNDSYLKRNTKEEIINFITSELTECAAGLPYSYSGDLPYRVTKGAALSIKTFALLNALKYNEAAATAKEVVDLTDPAGGKMYELYKPAATDNYLNLFLYKGEFNKERILSNQLQQGVYLRLAPPNAAGSANVNPTQSFVDEYETRQGKTIFELGADSIAAYRKDPNFKNNRDPRMAATIVYPGATFYTVVNPFAPAPNPCAIGAVNSSRTGYFVRKYCDVSMDRTRPSTGTLDFMIFRLADLMLMRVEALVEGGQWNHPDVIDYLNQIRNRSNMPNVDAAVYNSEAKMRELYRRERRVELAFEGSRWFDIRRWKIADKVMGVTVMGATNPATGQAVVVETRKFNKDRDYVWPIPIQEIQGNSNMVQNPGY; from the coding sequence ATGAAAAAAACATGGTTACTGTGCCTATTGCTGCTGATCAGTGTTACTTCCTGCGATAAGGATTTTCTTACCAGGGACAACCCCAGTGATACGGTAGATGAAAAATTCTGGCAAACAGATCAACAACTCATCGCGGTAATGCAGTTCCTTGCGGGGCAGCTTCCTACCGGCGGTTTTCAATATGGACCTAACAGCCGGATATCGATCAGCGCATTAACAGATGATGCAGTATGGACGGCCAATTTTTTGCCTGAGATCAACCAGTTTGCACTGGGCAATGGCAACTCCAATCCGCCGTCTTCCGCTTATATGCTGATATTCCCTTTCTGGAGGGATGGATTTCTGAAGATACGTACCTGCAACAGGTTCCTCAAATATGCGGGTAAGGCCTATGTAGATGCAGACAAACTTGCACAGTACATGCTGGAAGTAAGGGCATACAGGGCATTATTTCACCTGGAGCTGTTCATGTATTATGGAGAAATTCCTATCATAAAAGAAGACGTAGGCCCTAACGATTCTTATCTGAAGAGAAATACCAAAGAGGAGATCATCAACTTTATTACTTCCGAACTTACAGAATGTGCGGCAGGCCTTCCATACAGTTATAGTGGCGACCTTCCTTACCGTGTTACAAAAGGTGCAGCATTGTCTATAAAAACATTTGCTTTGCTGAATGCACTTAAATATAATGAAGCAGCCGCAACAGCTAAGGAAGTGGTAGATCTTACTGATCCTGCAGGCGGAAAAATGTACGAATTATACAAACCCGCGGCCACGGACAATTACCTGAACCTCTTTTTGTATAAAGGAGAATTCAATAAAGAAAGGATACTCTCTAATCAATTGCAGCAGGGTGTATATTTAAGGCTTGCGCCACCCAATGCTGCTGGTTCAGCTAATGTGAATCCTACGCAGAGTTTTGTGGACGAATATGAAACGAGGCAGGGTAAAACCATCTTCGAACTGGGTGCAGATAGTATTGCAGCCTACAGGAAAGATCCCAATTTTAAGAATAACCGGGATCCCCGCATGGCCGCTACGATCGTTTATCCCGGAGCCACTTTTTATACGGTTGTAAATCCCTTTGCACCTGCTCCAAATCCATGTGCAATAGGTGCTGTAAACTCATCACGTACAGGATATTTTGTAAGGAAGTATTGCGATGTGTCTATGGACAGGACCAGGCCTTCAACCGGAACCCTGGACTTTATGATCTTTCGCCTGGCGGACCTTATGTTGATGAGAGTGGAAGCATTGGTGGAAGGTGGTCAATGGAACCATCCGGATGTAATTGATTATCTGAACCAGATCCGTAACCGCTCCAACATGCCTAATGTGGATGCAGCTGTTTACAACAGCGAAGCAAAGATGCGTGAGTTGTACAGGCGTGAAAGGAGAGTAGAACTGGCTTTTGAAGGCAGTCGCTGGTTCGATATCAGAAGGTGGAAAATAGCAGATAAGGTAATGGGTGTAACAGTGATGGGGGCTACCAATCCTGCCACCGGGCAAGCTGTGGTGGTGGAAACCCGTAAGTTCAACAAGGACCGCGATTATGTGTGGCCAATTCCTATCCAGGAAATACAGGGGAATAGTAATATGGTGCAGAATCCGGGGTACTAA
- a CDS encoding FecR family protein, whose amino-acid sequence MANSVNKALLEKYLNNTCTPEERARVALFLQEPDGKALLDEFLTERLPADMQATEENTIDTARVANWKAEIQARMEQQQIPEKKVKYLPRLRQVAMWAAILFGVGYYAIHFSNKNGKQPLALLKKETPFGQRSMITLTDGSTVLLGAGSRFTYPENFTDSIREVTLEGEAFFEVSHNPSKPFIIHTGEIQTRVLGTSFRISAFHGLPVTVAVATGKVRVEGLTEMAVLTPGNQLTWHPSDHSAIKATVDVADIEGWKKGRIAFNNTKLKDVATELERWYDVKIVFKQLKKAEEGITVTLFASAPLEKTLEVLAAGNGFRYTINKKEIIIH is encoded by the coding sequence ATGGCAAACTCAGTTAACAAAGCACTATTAGAAAAATACCTGAACAATACCTGCACTCCTGAGGAAAGAGCGCGGGTAGCCCTTTTTCTACAGGAACCGGACGGCAAAGCATTGCTGGATGAGTTCCTTACGGAAAGGCTGCCTGCAGACATGCAGGCAACAGAAGAAAATACCATAGACACCGCCAGGGTAGCGAACTGGAAAGCTGAAATACAGGCCCGCATGGAACAACAGCAGATCCCTGAGAAAAAGGTGAAATACCTGCCACGGTTGCGCCAGGTAGCCATGTGGGCAGCTATTTTGTTTGGTGTGGGTTATTATGCGATCCACTTCTCCAATAAGAATGGAAAGCAACCATTGGCTTTACTGAAGAAGGAAACCCCTTTCGGTCAAAGATCAATGATCACCTTAACAGATGGCTCAACAGTATTACTGGGTGCCGGCAGCAGATTCACTTACCCGGAGAATTTTACGGACAGTATCAGGGAAGTAACGCTGGAAGGGGAGGCTTTTTTTGAAGTGAGCCATAATCCTTCCAAACCTTTCATTATACATACGGGTGAAATTCAAACGCGGGTGTTAGGAACCTCCTTCAGAATCAGTGCATTTCATGGATTGCCTGTAACGGTGGCCGTGGCCACAGGGAAGGTAAGGGTAGAAGGTTTAACGGAAATGGCAGTATTAACGCCGGGGAATCAACTCACCTGGCATCCTTCTGATCATAGTGCCATAAAAGCAACCGTGGATGTGGCAGATATAGAAGGATGGAAGAAAGGCCGTATTGCTTTTAACAACACGAAATTAAAAGATGTGGCTACTGAACTGGAAAGATGGTACGATGTGAAGATCGTATTCAAACAGTTGAAAAAAGCAGAAGAGGGTATAACGGTTACGCTGTTTGCAAGTGCCCCGCTGGAGAAAACATTGGAGGTACTCGCGGCTGGTAATGGTTTCAGGTATACGATCAACAAGAAGGAAATAATTATTCACTAA
- a CDS encoding RNA polymerase sigma-70 factor, with product MALTLPELSDKLLLEKCREGNTKAFDVLFDRYSAKLYHYALKYIKDEAVAEESMMDLMLWVWEKRHQLDPDIQFAPYIFRAMKNAIIKVLTRKPFVTYSFDDLSPDLSTSMAYNADHRIQVNELSGIYLEKLDELSRQRKIVFKMSREDNLSHAEIAKEMNLSLSTVKNHIKASLSHFRHHLKDYVDITTVILLCFFPR from the coding sequence ATGGCGTTAACTTTACCCGAATTATCAGATAAGTTATTACTGGAGAAATGCAGAGAAGGCAATACAAAAGCCTTCGATGTTTTATTTGACCGCTATTCCGCCAAGCTCTATCACTATGCATTGAAGTATATTAAGGATGAAGCAGTGGCGGAGGAAAGCATGATGGACCTGATGTTGTGGGTATGGGAAAAAAGGCATCAGCTGGACCCTGACATACAATTTGCCCCATATATCTTCCGGGCAATGAAGAACGCCATTATAAAAGTATTAACCCGGAAACCCTTTGTTACCTACTCTTTTGATGATCTTTCGCCAGACCTCAGTACATCTATGGCCTATAATGCAGATCACCGGATCCAGGTGAATGAGCTGAGCGGTATATATCTTGAAAAGCTCGATGAACTAAGCCGTCAGCGTAAGATCGTTTTTAAAATGAGCCGTGAGGACAACCTCAGCCATGCTGAGATTGCGAAAGAAATGAACCTGTCCCTATCTACTGTAAAGAACCATATTAAAGCTTCTCTCTCCCATTTCCGCCACCATCTTAAGGATTATGTGGATATTACAACTGTTATACTGCTTTGCTTTTTCCCCAGATAA
- a CDS encoding fasciclin domain-containing protein yields MRTNHTFLFRLLLVVLPVLASCKHEQLEVYEENIRYRPGADFLKNNYDLSLFAAAVEKAGMMEELSGPGPFTILAPNNAAFHELGIQRPADFDKMNKDSLRLMVRYHILNRKLLTSDIPVMGVDVRYTTLAEGRQLYVSHENYYVGYYYFNGSIVEVRDVVITNGTLHVLGKVMKYEKGTVRDWLEKHKEYSLLVAAFKKYGFWDQLLQDGPFTIFAPDNDAFAADGMTLERLTQMDTSRYIGNRLFGVYIQRQRNIFISDFKVFRSNNAEYGLDAPVYGDSYYLNIGGDQTFPTRYSFQLRSKKDYPFMQLKLVAGKEYASFSDNLTDNGLIQPLTGLAVMPEEAKK; encoded by the coding sequence ATGAGAACGAATCATACTTTTTTATTCAGACTGCTGCTGGTGGTTTTACCCGTACTGGCTTCCTGCAAGCATGAGCAGCTGGAAGTGTACGAGGAAAATATCAGGTACCGCCCCGGAGCAGACTTCCTGAAGAATAACTACGACCTTTCCCTGTTTGCCGCCGCCGTGGAAAAGGCAGGCATGATGGAAGAGCTGAGTGGTCCGGGGCCTTTCACCATACTGGCTCCTAATAATGCTGCATTTCATGAACTGGGAATTCAACGCCCTGCAGACTTTGATAAAATGAACAAAGATAGCTTGCGGTTAATGGTAAGGTATCATATACTGAACAGAAAATTACTGACATCAGATATACCGGTTATGGGTGTAGATGTGAGATATACTACCCTGGCTGAAGGCCGGCAGTTATATGTCTCCCATGAGAATTACTATGTGGGCTATTATTATTTCAATGGTTCCATCGTGGAGGTGCGGGATGTGGTGATCACCAATGGTACGCTGCATGTACTGGGCAAAGTAATGAAATATGAAAAGGGGACTGTGCGGGACTGGCTGGAAAAGCACAAGGAATATAGCTTGCTGGTGGCCGCATTTAAGAAGTATGGCTTTTGGGACCAGCTGCTGCAGGATGGGCCGTTCACCATTTTTGCACCGGATAACGATGCCTTTGCAGCAGATGGAATGACCCTGGAACGATTAACACAAATGGATACTTCCCGTTATATCGGCAACAGGTTGTTTGGGGTTTACATCCAGCGGCAGCGGAATATTTTTATTTCCGACTTCAAGGTTTTCAGGTCCAATAATGCAGAATATGGTCTGGATGCACCTGTTTACGGAGATAGTTATTACCTGAACATCGGCGGAGATCAGACTTTTCCGACCAGGTACAGCTTTCAACTTCGCAGCAAGAAAGATTATCCATTTATGCAGTTGAAGTTAGTAGCAGGCAAGGAGTATGCCTCATTTTCAGATAACCTCACAGATAACGGGCTTATTCAGCCGCTTACAGGTTTGGCTGTAATGCCGGAAGAAGCAAAAAAATAA
- a CDS encoding fasciclin domain-containing protein has protein sequence MKAIKILSLALLVLAASCKKEEFMPVPEGGKIPYEEVTTALQELLNGTNYQLFKQAWNKSNMNSILALKGAKASYTLLVPDDAAMKAAGWNENSINNAAQEDLDTLLMYHTLNGMLDSTAIREQIGNVGRISLLTNPRFTEQLNGPGNAVPYPLPSEYRQYIGITREGELLVNGKGAGTAKPLMAKNGVIWPINKVQVQPGKTILEILQADGRFGLYLEALRINDSLYSAVDGLDVFSMMDYLFLPGLDCRKAEIDWDCFCPKYTPGMLSRFSLFAPTDDAFKKEGLFTPEDIRELASRSKPAYIDYVLQGRMTTDSLLSMHVWGMQGQLMRVDVPPVFYSNDLTPEKLKFHDIQSGGIFSPVTGTTPLEFSKDANGRVQVKYKDSQYEKATVIEGDIQAMQGPIHVVDRLIIPKNFVF, from the coding sequence ATGAAAGCTATAAAGATATTATCACTCGCTTTGCTCGTGCTGGCAGCTTCCTGCAAGAAGGAAGAATTTATGCCGGTACCGGAAGGAGGAAAAATACCTTATGAAGAGGTGACCACAGCATTGCAGGAATTGCTGAACGGAACTAATTACCAGCTTTTCAAACAAGCCTGGAACAAAAGCAATATGAACAGCATCCTTGCACTGAAAGGCGCAAAGGCCTCTTATACTCTATTGGTACCGGATGATGCAGCCATGAAAGCAGCAGGATGGAATGAGAACAGCATCAACAATGCTGCACAGGAAGATCTGGATACCCTGTTGATGTACCATACGCTCAATGGTATGCTGGATTCCACAGCTATCCGGGAGCAGATAGGTAATGTGGGCAGGATAAGCCTGCTAACAAACCCGCGTTTTACAGAACAATTAAATGGCCCGGGGAATGCGGTTCCCTATCCGTTACCCTCTGAATACAGGCAGTATATTGGTATTACAAGAGAAGGAGAGCTGCTTGTTAACGGCAAAGGAGCTGGCACAGCTAAACCTTTGATGGCAAAGAACGGAGTTATCTGGCCGATCAATAAAGTGCAGGTGCAGCCCGGGAAAACAATATTGGAGATCCTGCAGGCAGACGGGCGGTTTGGATTATACCTTGAAGCACTACGTATAAATGATAGCCTGTATTCTGCTGTAGATGGCCTGGACGTATTCAGCATGATGGATTACCTGTTCCTGCCTGGCCTGGATTGCCGGAAGGCTGAAATTGACTGGGATTGTTTCTGCCCCAAATATACACCAGGCATGCTGAGCAGGTTCTCACTGTTTGCTCCTACGGACGATGCCTTTAAAAAGGAGGGCCTGTTTACACCGGAGGATATCAGAGAACTGGCCTCCCGCTCTAAACCGGCATACATCGATTATGTACTGCAAGGACGTATGACAACAGATTCCCTGCTGAGTATGCATGTATGGGGAATGCAGGGGCAGCTAATGCGTGTGGATGTGCCGCCTGTCTTCTATTCAAACGACCTTACACCGGAAAAACTGAAATTTCATGATATCCAGTCCGGAGGTATTTTTTCCCCTGTCACAGGAACAACACCGCTTGAATTTTCAAAAGATGCGAATGGCCGGGTACAGGTAAAGTATAAGGACAGTCAGTATGAGAAAGCCACGGTGATCGAAGGGGATATTCAAGCCATGCAAGGCCCTATACATGTGGTAGACCGGTTGATCATACCTAAAAACTTTGTTTTCTAA
- a CDS encoding fasciclin domain-containing protein, whose product MNYKHGYLLIFSLCFCLLFSCSKKENVKVRDNNIIPSVVADNFNLTSFRAALDRSNLRTVVSAAGPYTVLVPSDAAFIAAGFNGPTGVTITSQAEIIRLTGYHILEGAYELDKLPFLFNQEISSYGGGKLYVTRWIKEGDTIITVNGSRILSESMHASNGIIEVIDRLLQPYRFDNIIDAIAADRDLSLFYQAIQRAGLADQLRGKGPYTIFAPVNAAMTAAGYATLETINSTDPVVIATLVKYHIAADRRFLNDYVLSTGSTATSTQTMLDNNTVKITLIPNSSAPGGYEGITLLGTGNGGVSVQTVQQDRITGNGVLHTINSVLKVTQ is encoded by the coding sequence ATGAATTACAAACATGGATATCTCCTGATATTCTCCCTGTGCTTTTGCTTGCTATTCAGTTGCAGCAAAAAGGAGAATGTGAAAGTGAGAGACAATAATATCATTCCATCTGTAGTAGCAGATAACTTCAATCTTACATCTTTCCGTGCAGCCCTTGACCGTAGTAATCTACGTACAGTAGTATCAGCTGCCGGCCCTTATACAGTGCTGGTTCCCTCTGATGCTGCATTCATAGCTGCCGGTTTTAATGGCCCTACTGGTGTAACTATTACGAGTCAGGCAGAGATCATCCGCCTCACAGGTTATCATATCCTGGAAGGCGCTTATGAGTTGGATAAATTGCCCTTCCTCTTTAACCAGGAGATCAGTTCTTACGGTGGAGGAAAATTATATGTGACAAGATGGATAAAAGAAGGAGATACCATCATCACCGTAAATGGTAGCCGGATATTATCAGAAAGTATGCATGCTTCTAACGGTATCATTGAAGTGATAGACCGTTTGCTGCAACCTTACCGCTTTGATAATATCATTGATGCTATAGCTGCTGATCGCGACCTGAGCCTCTTTTACCAGGCCATACAGCGCGCGGGATTGGCAGATCAATTGCGTGGTAAAGGGCCTTATACCATTTTTGCACCGGTGAATGCTGCCATGACAGCAGCCGGATATGCCACACTTGAAACAATCAATAGTACAGATCCTGTTGTAATAGCCACGCTTGTGAAATACCATATTGCGGCAGACAGAAGATTTCTGAATGACTATGTGTTAAGCACAGGCAGCACAGCCACAAGTACACAGACTATGTTAGATAATAACACGGTGAAGATCACGCTGATCCCTAACAGTTCTGCGCCGGGTGGATACGAAGGCATTACATTACTGGGAACAGGTAATGGAGGTGTATCGGTACAAACCGTGCAGCAAGACAGGATCACCGGTAATGGCGTATTACACACGATCAACAGTGTTTTGAAGGTAACGCAATGA
- a CDS encoding TonB-dependent receptor: MRCSFIMLIVHLTFISLLFADNLKGQDLTLKMNLRLENSGLKESLLTIEKQTGVRFLLPEELLAGASKSINLYREDISVKDALSLLLNNTPLSYRSLNGYVVIIRKPVQVKTTGRVTDGKTKEPIPGVSIRIKGSAVGATTDANGYFSLSVPETGATLVFTFLGYEAREVKVTGTSGHLNIILNASSRQLGEVTVQARRKANTEIAVLQERKNASIVQDAISAQQIERTASITTTQALQRVSGVTVTDEKYVAIRGLGDRSVIGQLNGVRLASSDPDRSSIPLDLVPASLLDNITIYKTVTPDKPADAAAGIIELKTKSVPDKRTLEVIVQSGFNSNIGIGGRVNSFYNSDLGFFGGKVNDKNLSNEFLDLSHQYPGGLAEIQRLITSSNADPVLRKEANRINNIMHSFDPVLTTRFKNASLNQLYSVTYGNSFNVFKSHKIGIVAGANYYRRSTDVYGGDLTQYSIYQGVITGNPQVYSPRNIPNYITPNSLYMGKYQTYKENTGTETLNYGTLGGITYRFSPRHEISFQYLGSWGSEAQAVNMYGEYQYTGLPGAVASTIYSLKQTRRNLNTYNLQGEHKFLAGEYSPRLSYNLATSTSSQNDPDFRFVTLTDYKPRGGAWYVRPASEQGGSESFVYTDHLYALNSGYVNGYGTYGIIQAEPNGRRWRKLNETNYNYKADLTIPFRLLGQRQEFKTGVNYLNRDRTFRENMFFLPGSNFTPYGALTLYDVEGNLDKLVSPAIVGIREPSGSSGEGVGRTGGFLYNSQKSPNNYTGFFETNALYGMLDLRLRDNLRIAGGVRFEKTNIQSAVDTSNVFLDPALTKKDENGNTVPVVLIDPNTVYKTEYKPYYSANLTYTLKGNMNFRLAYNTTLARPELRELTNVFEFDAFQMGLVVGNPKLVNQHTENLDFRWEWFPASGEVISASLFGKRINNQLVKVFSLKTDGLAAKYPEYPTIQFQNDPNTGTVWGVELEVVKDLGKLWAPLNNFFFGSNLLLAQSNIKKTKTRYDANKSLDRHTPENSPLFEQAPYSVNLWMNYANKKSGTDLTATFNMVGERLIQINLTGEPDLYTRPVPVLDLVFTQRLSKRILFKGYAKNVLNPAIETVYANPGTGGLWYGGSYVNRSFKKGSEIMMGFTMNLF, encoded by the coding sequence ATGAGATGCTCATTTATTATGCTGATCGTTCATCTAACCTTCATAAGCCTGCTGTTTGCAGATAACCTGAAGGGCCAGGACCTTACGCTCAAAATGAACCTGCGGTTGGAAAATTCGGGGCTGAAAGAAAGCCTGCTTACCATAGAAAAGCAAACCGGGGTCAGGTTCCTTTTACCGGAAGAGTTATTAGCGGGTGCTTCCAAAAGCATTAACCTTTACCGTGAAGATATCAGTGTTAAGGATGCTTTATCTCTTCTCCTTAATAACACACCGCTTTCTTACCGTTCTTTGAACGGATATGTGGTGATCATCCGGAAACCTGTACAGGTAAAAACTACAGGCAGGGTAACAGATGGTAAAACAAAGGAGCCGATACCAGGTGTTTCCATCAGGATCAAAGGATCGGCTGTTGGTGCTACTACAGATGCGAATGGTTATTTCAGCCTCAGTGTTCCGGAAACGGGCGCCACCCTTGTATTTACATTTTTAGGGTATGAGGCCCGGGAAGTGAAAGTAACGGGAACATCCGGGCATCTCAATATCATATTGAATGCATCCAGCCGCCAGTTAGGAGAAGTAACCGTTCAGGCACGCAGAAAAGCGAATACGGAAATAGCTGTATTGCAGGAACGGAAGAATGCATCTATTGTGCAGGATGCTATTTCCGCACAGCAAATTGAACGTACAGCCAGTATTACTACCACACAGGCATTACAACGTGTGAGTGGTGTTACGGTTACAGATGAAAAATATGTAGCTATCCGCGGCCTGGGAGACAGGAGCGTGATAGGGCAATTGAATGGTGTGCGGCTTGCATCTTCAGATCCTGACAGGAGTTCCATTCCGCTGGACCTTGTTCCTGCTTCATTGCTGGATAACATTACCATCTATAAAACGGTTACACCAGATAAACCGGCAGATGCAGCAGCAGGGATCATAGAACTGAAAACAAAATCGGTTCCTGATAAAAGAACACTGGAAGTGATTGTTCAATCCGGCTTTAATTCCAATATAGGAATTGGTGGCCGCGTGAACAGTTTTTATAACAGTGACCTCGGCTTCTTTGGTGGTAAAGTGAATGATAAAAACCTTTCCAATGAATTTCTCGATCTCTCCCATCAATATCCCGGCGGTCTTGCTGAGATACAACGGCTGATCACCAGCAGCAATGCAGATCCTGTACTGCGTAAGGAAGCAAACCGCATCAACAATATCATGCATAGTTTTGATCCGGTGCTGACCACCCGTTTCAAAAATGCATCGCTGAATCAATTGTATTCTGTTACCTATGGAAATAGCTTTAATGTTTTCAAATCCCATAAGATAGGTATTGTTGCGGGTGCTAATTACTATCGCCGTTCAACGGATGTATATGGCGGAGATCTTACACAGTATAGTATTTACCAGGGTGTGATCACAGGTAACCCACAGGTGTACAGCCCGCGGAATATCCCAAACTACATCACACCAAACAGTCTCTATATGGGTAAATACCAAACCTATAAGGAGAATACAGGTACGGAAACCCTGAACTATGGCACACTGGGAGGTATCACCTACAGGTTCAGCCCCCGCCATGAGATCAGCTTCCAGTATTTAGGCAGTTGGGGAAGTGAAGCGCAGGCTGTGAATATGTATGGTGAGTACCAGTATACAGGTTTACCAGGCGCCGTAGCCAGTACTATCTATTCCCTGAAACAAACACGCCGTAATCTTAACACCTATAATTTACAGGGAGAACATAAGTTCCTCGCGGGAGAATATTCCCCACGTTTGAGTTATAACCTGGCTACTTCTACTTCTTCACAGAATGATCCGGATTTCCGCTTTGTTACACTCACGGATTACAAGCCTCGCGGTGGTGCCTGGTATGTAAGGCCAGCCAGCGAACAGGGAGGTTCAGAGTCATTTGTTTATACAGATCATCTCTATGCGCTTAATTCAGGTTATGTGAATGGCTATGGTACTTATGGTATTATCCAGGCGGAACCTAATGGCCGCAGATGGAGAAAGCTGAATGAAACGAACTACAACTACAAAGCCGATCTCACTATTCCGTTCCGTTTATTGGGACAGCGGCAGGAGTTTAAAACAGGTGTAAACTACCTGAACCGTGACCGTACTTTCCGGGAGAACATGTTCTTTCTGCCAGGTTCCAACTTTACACCTTATGGTGCACTTACCCTGTATGATGTTGAAGGTAACCTGGATAAACTGGTGAGCCCTGCGATAGTAGGTATCCGCGAGCCATCAGGCAGTTCAGGTGAAGGGGTGGGCAGAACCGGAGGATTCCTGTACAATAGTCAGAAATCACCCAATAACTATACCGGTTTCTTTGAAACGAATGCGCTGTATGGTATGCTTGATCTTAGATTGAGGGATAACCTTCGCATAGCAGGTGGCGTTCGTTTTGAGAAAACCAATATACAGTCTGCCGTAGATACTTCTAATGTATTCCTTGATCCGGCCCTGACTAAAAAGGATGAGAATGGTAATACGGTACCTGTAGTGCTCATAGATCCTAATACAGTTTATAAAACGGAATATAAACCCTATTACTCTGCCAATCTTACTTATACGCTGAAGGGGAATATGAATTTCCGCTTAGCTTATAATACAACACTGGCACGCCCTGAATTACGTGAGCTGACGAATGTATTTGAATTTGATGCTTTTCAGATGGGACTGGTTGTGGGTAACCCCAAACTGGTGAACCAGCATACAGAGAACCTTGATTTCAGATGGGAATGGTTCCCTGCCAGCGGAGAAGTTATTTCTGCATCGCTCTTCGGGAAACGGATTAATAACCAGCTGGTGAAAGTGTTCAGCCTGAAAACGGATGGTCTTGCTGCAAAATATCCTGAGTATCCTACCATTCAATTCCAGAACGATCCTAATACCGGTACGGTATGGGGCGTAGAGCTGGAAGTGGTGAAAGACCTGGGCAAATTATGGGCGCCTTTAAACAATTTCTTCTTTGGCTCTAACCTGCTGCTGGCGCAAAGCAATATTAAAAAAACAAAGACACGGTATGATGCCAATAAATCCCTGGATAGGCATACGCCGGAAAACAGCCCCCTGTTTGAACAGGCGCCTTATTCTGTTAACCTGTGGATGAACTATGCCAATAAGAAAAGCGGTACAGACCTTACCGCCACTTTTAACATGGTGGGAGAACGCCTGATACAGATCAACCTAACGGGAGAACCGGATCTGTACACACGTCCGGTTCCTGTACTGGATTTGGTTTTCACCCAACGCCTTTCCAAACGGATACTGTTTAAGGGATATGCCAAGAATGTACTGAACCCCGCTATTGAAACAGTATACGCCAATCCCGGCACAGGTGGTCTCTGGTATGGAGGCAGTTATGTGAACAGGAGTTTTAAGAAGGGCAGTGAGATCATGATGGGCTTTACAATGAACCTGTTTTAA